GAGGTTAAGCAGTAAGTGGTCTCTGGATCTGCCACTCTCCACCGGTGCCAAGACTTGCCAGGCTTTTGTGCCGGGAGATTCCGTACAGCTTTCTTTTGGcagatgacaaagctgcagcctccccagagtccgaagaaaagggctgtttggggacCTTCTCCTCCTTGGGTGCCACTTGTCCGcgagagggaaagtgccaggcctGGCCGGCAAAGTTGTTACCGAGAGAACCTGTTTTTGAAATCTTTGACAGCCTTGGCCATGATGGGTGCAATTTCTGCAAGAGAGAACGCAACAAACCCACAAGTGAAGCCCAACCCCTGCCATGAAAGCAGCAGGCACAGAGtaggggagcagagagcaattccaaggggcaactttgcagagcctttagcctctccttagggagaggagaggagaggagaggagagaggccgcCAACACGacccccctcctgcagagccgggattTCCCTTGCGGCAGAAAGAGCAGATTTGTGCCTTTGTAAAGGAGGAGCTCTAGGAGGCCAGGGGATGTTCTGCGGTTTGTACTTACTCTTGGCTGGTGGTTTGTTGGGCTCAGGAAACCAGGAGGAGAACACGGTCCTGCCCAAAGATGGGACAGAGTGggcagtggtggtgctgggcCCATCGTGGGCCTTGCCCTCACTCCCAGGAGCGTGGCTTTTGCTAGAAGTGCACAGGACAGGTTTTATTATGGAACAGAGAGTTGAGGCGAAGGCACCCGGAAGAGCAAGCGGTAGTGAGAGCTACTCACTTGGTCTTCTGTGGCAGAAGAGCTCCCCCAGTGCCAGACTTCTCTTGTGTCCTTCCTTCGTCCCGAGGGGCCTTTGGTGGAGAGGCCAGAAACAGAGTTTTGGCTGCTTGACCTGTAGGAGACCAAAGGGAAACGTTGCTCAGATGCAGCTTATGAGAAAGGAGGCTCCTCAGTGCTTGTCCAACGTCAGGAAGCTCCAAGCACCTCTCCCCCGTCCGTGCATTGCAAAGCTGGGATTGTGGGGAAAATGGACCCTGTCCCGCGCAGGCggaagcaggagaagcagccacagcctgggagagcagagagcaattccaaggtgcagccctggcaaagcagaagcaaggcaggcgTAAGCGTGTGCTCTTTGGCCACGACCTGTGGTATTTTGAGGTCACCCACGGAGGAGAGCCCACTGGGCTTTCTGCAGGGCAAGAGCAGAGGTCTGTGGTGAACCTCTGCCTGCTTCCTTGCCAAGGGAGCTGCAGGACAATTTCATGGTTGCCAAGAGGTGGAGAGACACCGCGGGCCGTCAGGAGGGGCAAGGCAGGGTTTGTGCCTCAGGCGTAGCattaggacaggctgagacagttgtcAGCGAGCAGGCAGCTGAACGGCACGTTTGCCTGTGCTTTTTCTCGTGCAAGGACTTTGCagagcctttagcctctccttagggagaggagaggagagaggccaccAACACGCCCCCCCTcctgcagaggcaggatttgtctTGCACTGAAAGAGCGGATTCAGGCGTTTgcaaaggaggagctggaggaggccaagGGATGTTCTGGGGTTTGTACTTACTTTTGACTGGTGGTTTCCTGGGGTCACGGGAGGAGAAGGTGGTTGCTGGAGGTGGGACAGAGTgggcagtgctggtgctgggcccATCATAGGACTTCTCCTCACTCCCGTGAGCGTGGCTTTTGCTGGCGGTGCCCAAGACGggttttattctgaaagagagaTGGAACAGACATTTCAGGCTACGGCATGCGTAAGAGCAAGGCGCTACGGACAAATACTGACTTGGTCTTCTGTGGCGGAAGAGGTCCCCCAGTTTCccacttcttttgtctccttcgCACGTCCCGAGGGGCCTTTGGTGGAGAGGCCAGAAACAGAGTTTTGGCTGCTTGCCCTGTAGGAGACCCAAGGGAAAGATTGGTCAGATGCAGCTTATGAGAAAGGAGGCTCCTCAGTGCTTGTCTTAGTAGAGAACAGAGGGTTAAGCAACTCCTAAATTGGGCTAGATTTGAACCAGGCACTCCAGAAGACCTTCCCCACACAAAGACGTCCCCGAGGCAGCATTCCCAGAGCCCTCTGTCATCGTTCAGCCCTCCCTTACCTTTGTTGCTGTGAGCTGAGCCGATCTTCTGGGCTAACATGAGCAGCCGCTGCTCTCGTGCCTGGTGCAGGCGAAGGTACAAGTGGCGCCAGGACTCAAACGCTTCTGGCTTCTGGTTCTTGAAGTCTCGGAGACAGTGGATGTGCCACAGTCGATCCGTAGACTCAATGAGGGCCTGAAAGAAACGCAGACGTAATGTGGGCTCCCCCCTGAGACCATCGCTCCCCTCTGCCTCGAGAACAGCTAGTGCCAGTGGGGCTGGAATACCAGCGAGGGCAAGGCGGCTTCGTGACCAGGTTGCAGCAAGAGAGGGGCAGATGGCAACCGCAGGAAGTGAGGACTAGCGAAGGCCAGCTCTTGTTCTAAAGAGCGCTGTTCTTGACTCTTCAGCCACGGCAGGTGAGGAGAGAACGTCCCTCCCGCGTgccaccagcccttccccaggcccaGGCACTCACGTGGTTACGTTCCTCAATGcgatggagctgctctggggtgcatctctccAATACTGGCTCCAGCTCTGAGAAAGGGGCACCGTCAGCTTCACAGCTGGCTAGAGAGACGCAAAACGCAGAGTATTTATCCCGCTCCTTCTCCGCCAAGGAAAGGGCTTGACTCCTTGAAGGCAGTGGAGAGCAGTGCAGCGCTGCACGCCACTacggcagaggaggggaaggagaaaggagccgCAGGTGCCGTAGCTGTAGTGGGCCATC
Above is a window of Chroicocephalus ridibundus chromosome 19, bChrRid1.1, whole genome shotgun sequence DNA encoding:
- the LOC134525317 gene encoding elongin-A-like; amino-acid sequence: MHGRGRGQAAKTLFLASPPKAPRDEGRTQEKSGTGGALLPQKTNKSHAPGSEGKAHDGPSTTTAHSVPSLGRTVFSSWFPEPNKPPAKKIAPIMAKAVKDFKNRFSR